A window of the Fusarium poae strain DAOMC 252244 chromosome 3, whole genome shotgun sequence genome harbors these coding sequences:
- a CDS encoding hypothetical protein (BUSCO:47126at5125), whose protein sequence is MSKRPAEDSQEEPRKRVQGAVAVASVAPGISRWSSAEVPDSLPPLPPISPDLEEQVFRHPGLVGPNWERLEWYGDATLEMVSTEFIFETFPHLPSGQCSQIREQLVRNSTLAGYYREYGMEHKTQLPQDIGKMTVLLRTQKNSRDVIKLQGDVFEAYVGAVVKSHPQGNANAVTWLKMLWGRTIKDQIKLAESCLKTIAQAKHIAQRSHTKQEQPTQPENEALPLTEQNAKGRLSAAISVPGIKIRYEDMPCKKKDKDTGLPLFAIGVYLDGWGETNKYMGCGVGKRKADAGGKAALQALENRKLLKVYEAKKKQWIEEKVEARKE, encoded by the coding sequence ATGTCAAAAAGACCAGCGGAGGACTCACAAGAGGAGCCACGCAAGCGCGTGCAGggtgctgttgctgttgcctcTGTCGCGCCAGGTATCTCGAGATGGTCTTCCGCAGAAGTACCTGACAGTCTGCCACCTCTCCCACCAATCAGCCCCGACCTTGAAGAGCAAGTCTTCAGGCACCCTGGGCTTGTAGGCCCAAACTGGGAGAGATTGGAATGGTACGGCGACGCGACACTTGAAATGGTTTCTACAGAATTCATATTCGAGACCTTTCCGCATCTCCCATCAGGCCAGTGCAGCCAAATCCGCGAGCAACTGGTTCGAAATAGCACTCTTGCTGGGTACTACCGAGAATATGGCATGGAACACAAAACGCAATTGCCCCAAGACATCGGCAAGATGACAGTCCTGCTACGAACACAGAAGAACAGCAGGGACGTCATCAAGCTTCAAGGCGATGTTTTCGAGGCATACGTTGGAGCAGTCGTCAAATCGCACCCTCAGGGAAACGCAAACGCCGTTACTTGGCTCAAGATGCTATGGGGTCGTACAATCAAAGACCAGATCAAGCTAGCAGAAAGTTGTCTAAAAACAATAGCCCAAGCAAAGCACATCGCTCAGCGATCTCACACGAAACAAGAACAACCTACGCAGCCCGAAAACGAGGCGTTACCCTTAACAGAGCAGAATGCGAAAGGTCGCCTGAGCGCAGCGATATCAGTGCCCGGAATCAAAATCCGGTACGAAGACATGCCATGcaagaaaaaagacaaggACACAGGCCTCCCACTGTTCGCTATTGGGGTTTATCTTGACGGGTGGGGAGAAACAAACAAATACATGGGATGTGGTGTTGGTAAGCGCAAGGCTGACGCAGGTGGAAAGGCAGCGCTACAAGCACTGGAAAATAGGAAACTCTTGAAAGTATACGAAgctaagaagaagcaatggATAGAGGAAAAGGTGGAAGCCCGCAAAGAATAA
- a CDS encoding hypothetical protein (BUSCO:47305at5125), producing the protein MASDEIVWNIINGNGGFCSYRLKTPHVKAQNAFCRNEYNHSGLCNRQSCPLANSRYATVREEGGKLYAYIKTVERSHLPSKLWEKRLLSRSYNEALKQLDELLIYWPKYMIHRCKQRLTRLTQVQIRMRRIAAEDERLGEKLVPKMAPKIKHRERARERKAEAAAKLERTIERELVERLRQGAYGDQPLNVSEHIWKKVLNAMERDGAGERDTDMDKGLDENGEEIESSEDEEEDNLEKEVEYVSDIGESDDELGDLEEWLGSDDDEEIEEEEDSEESESEKSGNKRKRGRAIKMKNKKPRQEEKEKLMLTNDLSW; encoded by the exons ATGGCGTCCGACGAGATCGTTTGGAACATTATCAACGGAAATGGCGGTTTCTGCTCTTACAGACTTAA AACCCCGCATGTGAAAGCACAAAATGCTTTCTGTCGTAACGAATACAACCACAGTGGCTTGTGTAACCGCCAGTCGTGTCCTCTTGCCAACTCCCGCTATGCTACGGTTCGAGAAGAGGGCGGAAAATTGTACGCATATATTAAAACGGTTGAGAGATCTCATCTCCCAAGTAAACTATGGGAAAAGCGCTTGTTGTCTCGTTCTTACAACGAAGCTCTTAAGCAATTGGATGAGTTGTTGATCTACTGGCCCAAGTACATGATCCATAGATGCAAACAACGTCTTACACGCCTGACACAAGTCCAAATTCGCATGCGCCGCATTGCCGCCGAGGATGAACGATTGGGCGAAAAGCTTGTGCCGAAGATGGCACCCAAGATCAAGCATCGTGAGCGGGCTCGTGAGCGCAAGGCTGAAGCAGCTGCCAAACTCGAACGCACCATTGAGCGAGAGCTCGTCGAACGCCTACGACAGGGTGCTTATGGTGACCAACCCCTCAACGTCAGCGAGCATATCTGGAAGAAGGTCCTCAACGCTATGGAGCGTGACGGCGCGGGCGAACGTGACACGGATATGGACAAGGGTCTCGATGAGAACGGCGAGGAGATTGAGTCGAgtgaggacgaggaagaagacaacCTCGAGAAGGAGGTTGAGTACGTCTCCGACATTGGCGAGAGCGACGACGAGCTCGGCGACCTTGAGGAGTGGCTCGgcagcgacgacgatgaggagatcgaggaggaggaggacagCGAAGAGTCCGAAAGTGAGAAGTCCGGCAACAAGCGAAAGCGCGGACGGGCTATCAAgatgaagaacaagaagcccagacaggaggagaaggagaagctgATGCTGACCAACGATCTGTCATGGTAA
- a CDS encoding hypothetical protein (MEROPS:MER0045095), giving the protein MATGPEPSAKQPKRILFIDAYDSFTNNIVSLLRTLLGAEIFVIRIDLSVIDRLDENDTPARWTEQEFLINLPQFDAVVCGPGPGSPLNPEDVGAFNLLWNLPEHLQLPVLGICLGFQSLLAAHGGAVRRLKRGIHGMVREIEHQGEDIFCQVPPFKATLYHSLCVDIGQYSDGWQDKDRWNPTSEFAPLAWATEFRDDGRREQILQGVRHLRKPFWGLQYHPESVCTEKNAHGVLINWFQAAIQWNKDHGRHVQGPLLEIQTLSPPNHLESAAAHKERLSGDWWSTSHGETTSLRNFAKTAEYTHNTIPLPQGVGVPEIVEALGLAEGESAILDSSSSKNGDALALNSIIALEVEEALRVEYNVLDDFVTVRLPAAASGTDRTQTVSLENGAVKVWEIISDFWERRSYPSGFDQSDSAFKGGFMGFITYEMGLHGLEKKMVPENRGHARPDICLAWVTKSIVLDHRAGVAHVQNLKPRGSDDLWLERMTERVQRCISQIPSNTSNGHSNDHSVQHKRVSITTPQPDRYEEQVRVCQDFIAAGESYELCLTSQTTMERPRSRNDERSPWHIYQTLRNRQPAPFGSFIRLGGATMLSCSPERFMRHDSNGLCSMRPMKGTVRKSEAVSTLAQAEKILHVPKEVAENLMIVDLVRHDLHGVCGVGHVTVPDLMKVEEYATVFQMITVVNGQLPGRNGNKPRGARRSSFDSHCPYTGLDALAAALPPGSMTGAPKKRSCELLQVIEGHHERSLYSGVVGYMDVTGAGDWSVTIRTMFRWDDEEAPAENGETEPREVWRIGAGGAVTILSTPEGERDEMFTKLAGPMGVFRDAA; this is encoded by the coding sequence ATGGCCACAGGCCCTGAACCCTCGGCCAAACAGCCTAAGCGGATTCTCTTCATTGACGCCTATGACTCGTTCACAAATAATATTGTCTCCCTTCTCCGAACACTTCTCGGCGCAGAGATATTTGTCATAAGAATTGATCTTTCGGTTATCGACAGACTGGATGAAAACGACACACCTGCAAGATGGACAGAGCAAGAATTTCTCATTAATCTCCCACAATTCGACGCAGTAGTTTGCGGCCCTGGCCCCGGATCTCCGCTTAACCCAGAGGATGTCGGGGCTTTCAATCTGCTCTGGAATCTCCCTGAGCATCTTCAATTGCCCGTTTTGGGTATCTGTCTTGGTTTCCAGAGCCTTTTGGCTGCGCATGGCGGAGCTGTGAGAAGGCTGAAGAGGGGTATCCATGGCATGGTAAGAGAGATTGAGCACCAGGGAGAGGATATCTTTTGTCAAGTGCCACCTTTCAAGGCTACTCTATATCACAGCCTGTGCGTTGATATTGGTCAGTACAGCGATGGATGGCAGGATAAGGATCGTTGGAATCCGACCTCCGAGTTTGCACCTCTGGCCTGGGCGACAGAGTTCAGAGACGATGGTCGACGAGAACAAATTCTTCAGGGTGTGCGGCATCTCAGAAAACCGTTCTGGGGTCTCCAATATCATCCGGAATCCGTATGCACTGAAAAGAACGCACATGGTGTACTCATCAACTGGTTTCAGGCCGCCATTCAATGGAACAAGGACCACGGACGACATGTACAGGGGCCGTTACTAGAGATTCAGACTCTCTCACCACCAAACCATCTGGAGTCTGCGGCTGCGCATAAGGAGCGACTGTCAGGAGACTGGTGGTCTACGTCACATGGCGAAACGACGTCCCTGCGAAACTTTGCGAAAACAGCAGAGTATACACACAACACAATTCCTCTACCCCAAGGAGTTGGCGTACCAGAGATCGTCGAAGCACTGGGATTGGCCGAGGGAGAATCTGCCATTCTAGACTCGTCGAGttcaaagaacggagatgcATTGGCCCTTAACAGCATTATCGCTCTAGAAGTCGAAGAGGCATTGCGGGTTGAGTACAATGTCTTGGATGACTTTGTGACAGTCCGACTACCGGCAGCAGCTAGCGGTACCGATAGAACTCAGACTGTGAGTCTCGAAAATGGCGCAGTCAAGGTTTGGGAAATCATCTCGGATTTCTGGGAGAGGCGAAGCTATCCCTCTGGATTTGATCAGTCAGACTCCGCCTTCAAAGGCGGCTTCATGGGCTTTATCACTTATGAGATGGGTCTACACggccttgagaagaagatggtaCCGGAAAATAGGGGTCATGCGAGACCTGATATCTGCTTAGCATGGGTTACCAAGAGCATTGTTCTGGATCATCGAGCCGGTGTGGCACACGTCCAAAACTTGAAACCCCGAGGATCAGACGACCTGTGGCTTGAAAGAATGACGGAAAGAGTTCAACGATGCATCTCCCAAATACCATCAAACACAAGCAACGGACATAGCAATGACCACTCTGTTCAGCACAAGCGGGTCAGTATCACAACACCACAGCCCGACAGATATGAAGAGCAGGTCCGCGTGTGTCAGGACTTCATTGCAGCAGGAGAGTCGTATGAGCTTTGCCTCACGTCACAAACAACTATGGAAAGGCCTCGTTCTCGCAACGATGAGAGAAGCCCTTGGCATATCTACCAGACACTCAGAAATCGACAGCCAGCCCCTTTCGGATCATTTATCCGACTTGGTGGCGCTACAATGCTCAGCTGTTCCCCTGAGCGTTTCATGCGTCACGACAGTAACGGGCTTTGCTCGATGAGACCAATGAAGGGCACAGTCCGCAAGTCGGAAGCTGTTTCGACGCTGGCACAGGCTGAGAAGATTCTGCATGTGCCCAAGGAAGTGGCCGAGAATCTCATGATCGTTGATCTTGTACGACACGATTTGCATGGCGTCTGTGGTGTTGGCCATGTTACAGTCCCTGATTTGATGAAGGTGGAAGAGTATGCCACTGTCTTCCAGATGATTACTGTCGTTAACGGTCAACTTCCTGGACGTAATGGCAATAAGCCCCGTGGCGCTCGCCGAAGTAGCTTTGATTCACACTGTCCATACACCGGCCTAGATGCTCTTGCTGCAGCCCTTCCTCCTGGAAGTATGACAGGAGCGCCAAAGAAGCGCAGTTGCGAGCTTCTACAGGTTATCGAGGGTCACCACGAGCGAAGTCTGTACTCTGGTGTCGTTGGATATATGGATGTCACCGGTGCAGGGGACTGGAGTGTTACAATTCGGACCATGTTCCGATGGGATGACGAGGAGGCCCCTGCTGAAAATGGCGAGACTGAGCCCAGAGAAGTCTGGAGGATCGGAGCTGGAGGTGCGGTAACTATTCTGAGTACCCCTGAGGGGGAAAGGGACGAGATGTTTACCAAACTTGCTGGTCCTATGGGGGTATTTAGAGACGCAGCTTAA
- a CDS encoding hypothetical protein (TransMembrane:3 (i91-115o154-173i185-205o)~BUSCO:55687at5125) has protein sequence MVSGTFVFQLIDHYLQDDPERGWCPGRWFLRTGCAAALRHLYRFVAPRFDPSTSADKISYSPRGEPRSSISLHTSQTLTPSPKMSAGLKTIIALSFVLAVGFLLVILSCALWKVYYPLFVVATYVIAPIPNWICGHCANPDDFVESSGAAVLDLGRFFTGFFVVMGIALPVVLAHSGLIEVQAMVMSIIGGLLIYGTIVSFGMFFHEEQDF, from the exons ATGGTCTCTGGCACCTTTGTCTTCCAATTGATTGATCACTACCTACAGGATGACCCCGAACGTGGCTGGTGTCCCGGACGCTGGTTTCTCCGGACCGGTTGCGCCGCGGCTCTGCGTCACCTGTA TCGCTTTGTCGCACCCCGATTCGATCCTTCCACTTCGGCCGATAAGATCTCTTACTCTCCCCGCGGGGAGCCTCGTTCGTCGATATCGTTGCATACCAGTCAAACATTAACACCATCGCCCAAGATGTCTGCCGGTCTCAAAACCATCATCGCACTCTCCTTCGTGCTCGCCGTCGGATTCCTCCTCGTTATCCTGTCTTGCGCGTTGTGGAAGGTCTACTATCCTCTGTTTGTTGTCGCCACCTATGTCATTGCGCCTATTCCCAACTGGATCTGCGGACACTGCGCCAACCCCGATGATTTCGTCGAGAGCTCCGGTGCTGCAGTTCTAGATCTTGGACGTTTCTTTACAGGATTCTTTGTTGTTATGGGAATTG CTCTACCTGTTGTCCTCGCACACTCCGGCCTTATCGAAGTCCAGGCCATGGTTATGTCCATAATCGGCGGTCTACTGATTTACGGAACCATTGTCAGCTTCGGCATGTTTTTCCACGAGGAGCAAGATTTCTAG
- a CDS encoding hypothetical protein (BUSCO:8237at5125): MAAHISNGNGSLSPASGYEGATLEDLPKSWHFTESLPADSIFPTPADSHKTPRDQIGPRQVRNAIYTWVRPEEQKDPELLAVSPAALRDLGIKSGEEMTDNFRQMAAGNKLYGWDEEKLEGGYPWAQCYGGFQFGQWAGQLGDGRAISLFESTNPSSGERYELQLKGAGLTPYSRFADGKAVLRSSIREFVVSEALNALKIPTTRALSLTLLPDSKVRRERIEPGAIVLRFAQSWLRLGNFDILRARGDRKLIRQLATYIVEDVFGGWEKLPGRLENPDKPADSPSPKRGVAADTIEGTDGSEENRFTRFYREVVRRNAKVVAHWQAYGFMNGVLNTDNTSIYGLSIDFGPFAFMDNFDPAYTPNHDDYALRYSYRNQPTIIWWNLVRFGEAIGELMGAGANVDNETFVTEGVKKEQEEEIVARAEKLITQAGEEFKAVFLAEYKRLMTTRLGLKTHKDTDFEVLFSEALDTMEALELDFHHFFRRLSKIKLQDLATEEARKEKASVFFHKEGPPTITTEEDARARLAIWLESWRERTIEDWKDDGDNVSDAKDLERINAMKRVNPNFVPRGWILDELIQRVEKDGERDVLNRVMHMALNPFEDRWDGETFDGKTYNGDKDEELRWTDDPPQSERAMQCSCSS, encoded by the exons ATGGCTGCTCACATCTCCAACGGCAATGGCTCATTGTCGCCTGCGTCTGGATACGAAGGCGCAACACTAGAGGACCTCCCCAAGTCATGGCATTTTACCGAATCCCTTCCTGCCGATTCCATATTCCCGACACCTGCCGACTCTCACAAGACACCTAGAGACCAGATAGGCCCCCGACAAGTGCGCAATGCCATATATACCTGGGTGCGCCCCGAAGAACAGAAAGATCCGGAGCTTCTAGCTGTCAGTCCAGCCGCTCTGCGCGATCTGGGGATCAAGTCTGGAGAAGAAATGACAGACAACTTCAGGCAGATGGCAGCGGGCAACAAGTTGTATGGTTGGGATGAAGAAAAGCTCGAGGGTGGCTACCCTTGGGCGCAATGTTACGGAGGATTCCAATTCGGACAGTGGGCTGGTCAGCTTGGCGATGGCAGAGCTATTTCCCTCTTCGAGTCAACTAACCCTTCCTCTGGCGAGCGATACGAGCTTCAACTCAAGGGTGCCGGTCTGACGCCTTACTCGCGATTTGCCGACGGTAAGGCTGTTCTACGATCCAGTATCCGAGAGTTTGTTGTTTCAGAGGCGCTCAACGCTCTCAAGATTCCCACCACAAGAGCGTTGTCGCTCACGCTGCTGCCGGATTCCAAGGTTCGCCGAGAGCGAATTGAGCCAGGTGCCATCGTTTTACGGTTTGCGCAGTCCTGGTTACGCCTTGGTAACTTTGACATTCTGCGTGCAAGAGGAGATCGCAAGTTGATTAGACAGCTTGCTACATACATTGTGGAAGATGTCTTTGGCGGCTGGGAAAAACTGCCTGGTCGGCTGGAAAACCCAGACAAGCCTGCTGATTCTCCATCACCTAAGCGAGGGGTGGCTGCCGATACTATTGAGGGCACAGATGGTTCTGAGGAGAACCGCTTCACAAGGTTCTATCGCGAGGTCGTGCGTCGCAATGCCAAAGTGGTGGCTCACTGGCAAGCTTATGGATTCATGAACGGTGTCTTG AACACAGACAACACCTCCATCTACGGATTGTCGATAGACTTTGGTCCATTTGCTTTTATGGATAATTTTGACCCTGCATACACACCAAACCACGATGATTATGCGCTCCGTTATAGTTATAGAAACCAGCCTACCATTATCTGGTGGAACCTTGTTCGTTTTGGCGAGGCCATCGGCGAGCTGATGGGAGCAGGTGCAAATGTTGATAATGAGACCTTTGTTACAGAGGGCGTCaagaaagagcaagaagaagaaattgtGGCAAGGGCTGAAAAGCTCATCACACAAGCTGGAGAAGAGTTTAAGGCTGTGTTTCTTGCAGAGTATAAGCGACTTATGACCACTCGCTTGGGTCTCAAAACGCACAAGGATACTGATTTCGAGGTGCTTTTCAGCGAGGCCCTTGACACCATGGAAGCTTTGGAGCTTGACTTCCACCACTTCTTCCGCCGCCTGAGCAAGATTAAGTTGCAGGATTTGGCCACTGAAGAAGCCCGCAAGGAGAAGGCCTCAGTCTTCTTCCACAAAGAAGGCCCCCCGACCATAACAACTGAAGAAGATGCCCGAGCACGCCTTGCCATCTGGCTAGAGAGCTGGCGGGAGCGCACCATCGAGGATTGGAAAGACGACGGAGATAATGTATCGGACGCAAAGGACCTCGAAAGAATCAATGCGATGAAGAGGGTGAATCCCAACTTCGTGCCTCGCGGTTGGATTCTTGATGAACTCATCCAGCGCGTAGAGAAGGACGGCGAACGAGACGTGCTGAACCGTGTCATGCACATGGCCCTCAATCCGTTCGAAGATCGCTGGGACGGCGAAACTTTCGACGGAAAGACGTACAACGGCGACAAGGACGAGGAACTGCGATGGACGGATGATCCCCCTCAATCCGAGCGAGCTATGCAGTGCAGCTGTAGCTCATAG
- the ATG37 gene encoding Autophagy protein 37 (TransMembrane:1 (o241-264i)~BUSCO:44249at5125) — translation MADSVDRVFVHALNTVKKIPKTGASRPPPTDRLRLYGLYKQAMEGDVDGVMERPTAASGLASDELQREKDKWDAWNLQKGLSRTESKRRYIEALIDTMHRYATTPDAEELVSELEFVWNQIKNNSPSSSLSSPRANQSTGAGAHQPQQEPEQASDGEGPLKELRPMSEYDEAELRSQRQVDLEDDEVDVPLNDRSSGRWQRKVERALTTMSAEVAALREQITTGREWRAKKERSLQAWVKWFAWLLVKHIFADLVILSVVLLWLRRRKDRRLEDLVRAGVRLLREYVRNVLPSRG, via the exons ATGGCGGATTCAGTGG ATCGCGTGTTTGTACACGCTCTCAACACCGTTAAAAAGATACCCAAAACTGGCGCATCAAGACCACCGCCGACCGATCGACTCCGACTTTATGGACTCTATAAGCAGGCAATGGAGGgtgatgttgatggtgtAATGGAACGTCCGACTGCTGCCTCAGGATTGGCATCCGACGAACTACAGCGCGAGAAAGACAAATGGGATGCGTGGAACCTACAAAAAGGATTGAGCCGGACAGAGTCAAAGAGGAGATATATCGAGGCGCTAATAGATACGATGCATCGATATGCGACGACACC GGACGCCGAGGAACTTGTGTCTGAACTCGAATTCGTCTGGAATCAGATTAAGAACAACAGTCCAAGCTCGTCTTTATCGTCGCCGAGAGCCAACCAATCGACTGGCGCCGGCGCACACCAGCCTCAACAAGAACCCGAGCAAGCGAGCGATGGCGAAGGCCCTCTAAAAGAATTGAGACCGATGAGCGAGTATGACGAAGCGGAACTACGGTCTCAGCGACAGGTAGACCTcgaagacgacgaagttGATGTACCACTCAATGATCGAAGCAGTGGTCGCTGGCAGCGAAAGGTGGAACGAGCATTAACCACCATGTCCGCTGAGGTAGCTGCGTTACGAGAACAAATTACAACGGGTCGAGAGTGGCGAGCGAAGAAGGAGCGAAGCCTTCAAGCATGGGTCAAGTGGTTTGCCTGGTTATTGGTCAAACATATATTTGCCGACCTCGTTATTCTATCTGTCGTTCTATTATGGTTGAGGAGGCGTAAGGATCGTCGACTCGAAGACCTTGTTAGAGCGGGTGTCAGGCTACTAAGAGAATATGTTCGAAACGTTTTGCCTTCACGAGGGTGA
- the NUO78 gene encoding NADH dehydrogenase (ubiquinone) 78K chain precursor, 5-prime end (BUSCO:6456at5125): MLRNTLARSAWRTSRRAVNVSRTFATTSQRPAEVELTIDGKKVSIEAGSALIQACEKAGSTVPRYCYHEKLMIAGNCRMCLVEVERAPKPVASCAWPVQPGMVVKTNSPLTHKAREGVMEFLLANHPLDCPVCDQGGECDLQDQSMRYGADRGRFHEVGGKRAVEDKNIGPLIKTSMNRCIHCTRCIRFSNDIAGAPEMGSTGRGNDIQIGTYLEQNLDTELSGNVIDLCPVGALTSKPYAFRARPWELKHTESIDVLNGLGSNIRVDSRGLEVMRILPRLNDDVNEEWIDDKTRFACDGLKTQRLTMPLVRREGRFEPADWEEALTEIGRAYQIKNPQGNEFKVIAGALTEVESLVVAKDMANKLGSDNLALDTPTGSQPLAHGVDVRSNFLFNSQIWGIEEADAILIVGSNPRHEAAVLNARIRKQWLRSDLEIGLVGETFDSTFEFEHFGADHAALKTALSGPFGETLKNAKRPMIIVGSGVTDHADAKAYYETIGAFVDKHASNFRTEEWQGYNVLQREASRAGAFEVGFTTPSAEVAQTKPKFVWLLGADDVNEADIPKDAFVVYQGHHGDKGAQIADIVLPGAAYTEKAGTYINTEGRVQMTRAATSLPGASRTDWKILRAASEFLGAPLPYDDVAMVRDRMVEISPALAAYDVVEPVALPALSKVQLVDQNKGAKVSGAPLKKVIDNFYFTDVISRSSPTMARCSAAKATGDARTNFMAPGMEEDKPMGQVEYGV; the protein is encoded by the exons ATGCTCCGAAATACTCTAGCACGTTCGGCTTGGCGGACGAGCCGGCGGGCGGTCAATGTCTCGCGAACCTTCGCGACGACAAGCCAGCGCCCGGCCGAGGTGGAGCTGACAATTG ATGGAAAGAAGGTCTCTATTGAAG CTGGTTCTGCCCTTATTCAAGCCTGCGAGAAGGCAGGTTCAACAGTCCCTCG atACTGCTACCATGA GAAGCTTATGATTGCCGGTAACTGCCGAATGTGTCTGGTGGAGGTTGAGCGAGCACCGAAGCCCGTTGCCTCATGTGCTTGGCCCGTACAGCCCGGTATGGTTGTCAAGACCAACTCTCCCCTTACTCACAAGGCCCGTGAGGGTGTTATGGAATTCTTGCTGGCCAACCATCCTCTTGACTGTCCCGTCTGTGATCAAGGTGGTGAGTGTGATCTCCAGGACCAGTCTATGCGTTACGGAGCGGACCGAGGCCGATTCCACGAGGTTGGCGGCAAGCGAGCTGTAGAGGATAAGAACATTGGTCCCTTGATCAAGACTTCCATGAACCGATGTATTCACTGCACCCGATGTATTCGATTCTCCAACGATATTGCTGGTGCCCCCGAGATGGGCTCCACCGGACGTGGTAACGATATTCAGATTGGCACCTACCTCGAGCAGAACCTGGACACCGAGTTGTCTGGTAACGTTATCGACCTGTGCCCCGTTGGTGCCCTTACCTCCAAGCCATACGCTTTCCGAGCTCGTCCCTGGGAGCTGAAGCATACCGAATCTATCGACGTTCTGAACGGTCTCGGCTCCAACATCCGTGTGGACTCCCGTGGCCTCGAGGTCATGCGTATTCTCCCCCGACTTAACGACGACGTGAACGAGGAGTGGATCGACGACAAGACTCGATTTGCTTGTGACGGTCTTAAGACTCAACGACTTACCATGCCTTTGGTCCGCCGTGAGGGTCGCTTCGAGCCCGCCGACTGGGAGGAGGCTCTCACCGAGATTGGCCGTGCTTACCAAATTAAGAACCCCCAGGGTAACGAGTTCAAGGTCATTGCTGGCGCTCTGACTGAGGTCGAGTCTCTGGTCGTTGCCAAGGATATGGCAAACAAGCTTGGCTCTGATAACCTGGCTCTCGATACCCCTACTGGCAGCCAGCCTCTTGCCCACGGTGTTGATGTTCGATCCAACTTCCTTTTCAACTCTCAGATCTGGGGAATTGAGGAGGCCGACGCTATCCTGATTGTTGGCAGCAACCCCAGACATGAAGCCGCCGTTCTTAACGCCCGTATCCGAAAGCAGTGGCTCCGATCCGACCTCGAGATTGGTCTCGTTGGTGAGACATTTGACTCCACCTTTGAGTTCGAGCACTTCGGTGCTGATCACGCTGCTCTCAAGACTGCTCTCTCCGGTCCCTTCGGCGAGACCCTGAAGAATGCCAAACGACCCATGATCATCGTCGGCTCTGGTGTCACTGACCACGCTGATGCTAAGGCTTACTACGAGACCATTGGTGCTTTCGTCGACAAGCACGCCTCTAACTTCCGAACTGAGGAGTGGCAAGGTTACAACGTCCTTCAACGTGAGGCTTCTCGTGCTGGTGCTTTCGAGGTTGGCTTCACTACTCCTTCGGCTGAGGTTGCCCAGACCAAGCCCAAGTTTGTCTGGCTCCTTGGTGCCGACGATGTCAACGAGGCCGATATTCCTAAGGATGCTTTCGTTGTTTACCAGGGTCACCACGGTGACAAGGGTGCCCAGATCGCTGATATCGTGCTTCCCGGTGCTGCTTACACTGAGAAGGCCGGTACCTACATCAACACTGAGGGTCGTGTTCAAATGACTCGAGCTGCCACTTCTCTGCCTGGTGCCTCGCGAACTGACTGGAAGATCCTCCGAGCTGCCAGTGAGTTCCTGGGCGCTCCCCTTCCTTACGATGACGTCGCCATGGTCCGAGACCGCATGGTCGAGATCAGTCCTGCTCTGGCTGCCTACGACGTTGTTGAGCCCGTCGCCCTCCCTGCTCTGAGCAAGGTTCAACTTGTGGACCAGAACAAGGGTGCCAAGGTTTCCGGAGCTCCCCTTAAGAAGGTTATCGACAACTTTTACTTCACAGATGTTATTTCACGAAG CTCTCCCACAATGGCTCGCTGCTCAGCGGCCAAGGCTACTGGCGATGCCAGGACAAACTTTATGGCTCCTGGTATGGAGGAAGATAAGCCTATGGGTCAGGTCGAGTATGGCGTATAG